A stretch of DNA from Microbacterium sp. LWS13-1.2:
TCCGCGAGATCCACGGCCGCGGCGCCGATGCGATCCTCGTGGGCGGCTCGGGGCTGTACGTGTCGAGCGTGCTCTTCGACTTCCGCTTCCCGCCCCGCGACGAGCAGCTGCGGGTCCGTCTCGAGGGCGAGCTGGACGCTCACGGCCCCGGCGCCCTCTACGCCCGCCTGCGCGAGCTCGACCCGGCCACCGCGGCCAGGGTCGATCCCCGCAACGGACGCCGCATCGTGCGCGCACTCGAAGTGCTCGAGCTCGGGGAGCGCACGCACGGCGCGGCGCTTCCTGAAGAGCCGGTGCTGTGGCACGCGGCGACTCGCGTCGTCGGCGTGGCGGTGCCCCGCGACGAGCTGGTCGTCCGCCTCGACGCCCGCGTCGAGGCGATGTGGCGCGACGGGATCCTCGACGAGGTCCGCGCGCTGCGTGAGAGGGGGCTCGAGCGCGGCATCACCGCGCGGCGCGCGATCGGCTACGCGCAGGCGCTCGCACAACTGACCGGCGAGATGACCGAGGCCGAGGCGATCGCCGAGACCCAGGCGCTGACCCGCCGGTACGCCCGCCGTCAGGTCTCATGGTTCCGGCGCTACGACGCGCTGCGGTGGGTGGAATCCGGAGCGGATGCCGCTGGCCTGGCAGACTCGTCGGCATGAGCATCGCGATCCGGCCCTTCGAACTGGCCGACACCGAGGCTGTGGTGTCGCTGTGGCAGGCCACGGGCCTCACCCGCCCGTGGAACAACCCCTACCAGGACATCAACCGCAAGCTCTCGGTACAGCCGGAGCTGTTCCTCGTGGCCGTCGCCGCCGGCGCGATCGTCGGCTCCGTCATGGCGGGATACGACGGGCACCGCGGATGGCTCTATTACCTCGCGAGCGATCCCGCCCGGCGAGGGGAGGGCATCGGACGCCGCCTCGTCGAGGTCGCCGAGGAGCGGCTCCTGGAGCTGGGCTGCCCCAAGGTGCAGCTGATGGTCCGCCCCGAGAACAACTCGGCGCACGGCTTCTACGGGGCGCTCGGCTACGAGACGTTCGAGACGTGGGCCACCGGAAAGCGTCTCATCGCCGACTGACAGGCGCCTCGAGCGCTCGCGTGCTGTCACGCGGCTCGTGATCGGCGGGCTCGGCGTCGATGCGGCCCCCGTCGTAGTACCTGCGCATACCCAGGCGCAGGCGACGCGTGAGCGGACCCGCCTCGCTCGCGATCGGCTCACGAGCGCTTCCCGTCGGATCGTCCGGCATCGCGAGACGAGCCCGCTCGGTCTCGTCGAGTGGCTGGTGGATCTCGACGTACTCGCCGCCCGGGAGGCGGACGATCCGCCCGGTCTCGTAGCCGTGCCGGAGCAGGCCGGCGTCCTTCCGCTGCAGACCGAAGCAGACGCGGCGAGCGATCGTGAACGCCACGGATGACGCGACGATGAGCGCCACCTGCAGCGCGGTGATCACGTGCTCGATCCTCACCGAGAACGCGGTGGCGATGATGTCGGCGCCGCCCGCTGCCCAGAGCACCGCCACGAACACCAGACCGGCGACGCCGAGGCCGGTGCGCGTCGGCGCGAGGCGCGGCCTGTCGAGGAGGTGGTGGTCCCGACGGTCGCCCGTGACCCACTCCTCGAGGAACGGGTATGCGGCGACGATCGCGAAGAAGAGGCCGATGACGGCGAGCGGGGCCAGGATCGCCATCGTCCAGGTGCGGTCGAGCCACACGAACTCCCAGCCCGGCGGCACCAGGCGCAGGGCGCCGTCGAGGAACCCGGTGTACCAGTCCGGCTGGCTTCCCGCACCGGCGTTGCCCGGGTCGGCGGGACCATAGAGCCAGATCGGGCTCACCGTGACGGTCGCCGAGATGAGCAGCAGCACCCCGGTGACGACGAGGAACAGCCCTCCCGCCCGGGTGGCGGCTGTCGGGACGAGAGCCACGCCGACCACGTTCTCGCGCGTGCGGCCGCGACCGGGGAACTGCAGCGGGCCGTGCCGCCACGCGGCGAGGGCGAGGAGCGCGACGAGCGCGAGGAGCGCCACGGGGAAGACCACGATGTGGAGCGGATACAGGTTCTCGATGATCCGACCCGGAAAGGGTCCGCCGAAGAGGACGGACGCGAGCCACGTGCCGATGACCGGGATGCCGAGGAGGATGCCCTCGACGATCCGCAGGCCGGTGCCCGACAGCATGTCGTCAGGCAGCGCGTAGCCGCTCCACCCGCTCGCAAGTGCGGCGATCAGCGCCAGGAGCAGCAGCACCCACATGGCACGCCGGGGCCGTCGGAAGGCGCCGGTGAAGAAGGTCGTCACCAGCTGCACGGTGATCGCGGCGGGTAGGAGGAGTGCTGCCCAGTGATGCGCCTGTCGCAGGACCGCGCCGCCCGGCACGTCGAACGTGACGTGCATCGTCGAGGCGAACGCCTTCGACACCTCGGTGCCGTGAAGGGGAGCGTACGACCCGGCGTACACCGTGCCCTCGCTCGACGGTGTGTAGAAGAACATCAGCAGGATGCCCGTCACCGTCACGACGACGAGGGACCCCAGCGTGACGGCCCCGAACACGTTGGTCCAGTGGGTGGGGACGCGGCGGCGACGGAGCTCCGCCCAGGTGCCGTCGATGCGGTGACCGAACACGGTGATGCTCCCGAGGCGCTCGGCGAGCCGGTCGGTCCGCGACCGGCGGCGCCCGTCCTCGCCGCGAGCCCGGTCGGTCTCGATCGCGATGCCGCGCATGCTGTCTCCTCCTGATGGTCCTGCCCACAAGACACCGCGGCGTGCCGGGATGTGACAGCGACAGCGACAGCGCCGGCGTCAGCGCCACCGACAGCGACCGCAGCCGCGGAGGAGGGAGCGCCGGCGACCGTAGACTGTGACGATGCCGCAGACGATCGCGTTCACCAAGGGCCACGGCACCGGCAACGACTTCGTGATCGTCCCCGACCCCGATGGCGCGCTCGACCTCACCGACGACCAGGTCGCCGTGCTGTGCGACCGGCGCTTCGGCATCGGCGGCGACGGCATCCTGCGGGTGGTGCGGGCGAGCGCGATCGCCGAGGGAGCCGACGCGGCGGCTTCCGGAGCCGAGTGGTTCATGGACTACCGCAACGCCGACGGCTCGAAGGCCGAGATGTGCGGCAACGGCATCCGGGTGTTCGCCCGCTACCTCGTGGATGTCGGCTGGGCCGACGTCGATGCTGCACCGCTCGCGATCGGCACACGGGCCGGCGTCAAGACCGTCACCCGCAGCGATCGCGGCTTCGAAGTCGACCTCGGCCGGTTCGCGGTCGACGACTCGGGTGTGCTCATCCGCACCCGCGGCGGTGGAGCGCCGCGTCCCGGCATCGGGATCGACGTCGGCAACCCGCATGTGGTCGTGGCGCTCCCCGACGACGCCGAGCTGGAGGGCCTCGACCTCGCGGCGCAGCCGCAGCTGCACCCGGAGCCCCCGCATGGTGCGAACGTCGAGTTCGTCGTGCCCAGCGACCCGCTCGTGCGCGACGGCGTCGGGGCGATCCGCATGCGCGTGTTCGAGCGCGGAGTCGGCGAGACGCTGAGCTGCGGCACGGGCGTCGCGGCCGCGGCGCTGGCCGTGCGGCACTGGGCGGGTCCCGCCGCGCCCGACCACTGGGTCGTGGACGTTCCCGGCGGCACGCTGGGCGTGCGGATGCCGGAGCTCGACGGCGAGCGGCACGTGCTGCTGTCAGGGCCGGCGACCCTGGTCTACACGGGCGACGTCACGCTCGCGTAGCGGCGCTCAGAGTTCGGGCAGCGCGATCGGCTCGCTCTGGGGCGAGCCGTGGCGCCGCACCTTGAGCACCCGGAATCCGCGCGCCGTCGCGGCGCGGTAGACGCTGAAGCGACGATCGAGCGTCGACGCGAGCCATCGCTGCAGCGAGTCCGACCCGAGATTGCGCTGGACCACCAGCCAGGCGTCGGCGCGCTCGTCGAGGCGGGGGATCCACCGCTCGAGCAGGCCGTGCAGCTCGTTCTTGCCGACGCGGATGGGGGGATTCGAGCGGATGGTGCGGAACACGACGTCGTCGGGAACATCGTCGGGCAGCGCGGCGTTGACATTCGTGAGCCCGAGATCCGCCGCGTTGCGCCGCACGAGGTCCAGTGCTCGTTCGTTCACGTCGACGGCCCACACGGTCGCGTGCGGGGCATCGAGTGCGAGGCTGAGTGCGATCGGTCCCCACCCGCAGCCGAGGTCGAGGAAGTTCCCTCCAGCCGGCGGCGGGGGAGTGTTCGACAGCAGCACCGCGGTTCCCGAGTCCACATGGTCGGGGCTGAAGACGCCCCCTGCTGTGGTGACCTCGAGATCGCGTCCGGCCAGCGAGACGCGGATGCGGCGCAGATTCTCGGGGCTGGCGGGCGTCGCACTGAAATAGTGGTCGCTCCCCATGGCTGACGAGCCTAGCGGAGGTGCTCCCCGGGAGGGGAGCGTAGAATTCACGGATGCCGCGAACCGGCCGATGAGCGTCGGAAAAGGCATCCCGAAAGGAACACATGACGGATACGACGACACCCCAGAGCACCGACGAGACGCCGGTCGACCCGGTGGATCGCGTGCTGGCGCGCGCCGAAGCGCGCTCGGGGGTGCACGTCTTCGGAGCCGCCCAGGCGCTCCAGGACGAGACCACGATCGGGCGCGCAGACACCGACGGCGAGCAGTGGGACCGCGAGGAGCGTGCCGCGCTGCGCCGCGTTCCGGGGCTCTCCACCGAGCTCGAGGACGTCACCGAGGTCGAGTACCGCCAGCTGCGACTCGAGAACGTCGTGCTGGTCGGCGTGCACGCGCAGGGCGAGACGGAGGACGCCGAGAACTCGCTGCGCGAGCTGTCGGCGCTGGCCGAGACCGCCGGCGCCGTCGTGCTCGACGGCGTGCTGCAGCGGCGGCCGCACCCGGATCCCGCGACCTACGTGGGACGCGGCAAGGCCGAGGAGCTGCGCGACATCGTCGCCGCCGTGGGCGCCGACACCGTGATCGCCGACACCGAACTCGCACCGAGCCAGCGACGTGCACTCGAGGACGTGGTAAAGGTGAAGGTGATCGACCGCACGACGGTGATCCTCGACATCTTCAGCCAGCACGCCAAGAGCCGCGAGGGCAAGGCGCAGGTCGAGCTCGCACAGCTCGAGTACCTGCTCCCGCGCCTGCGCGGCTGGGGTGACTCGATGAGCCGCCAGGCCGGTGGCCAGGTGGGCGCTGGCGGCGCGGGCATGGGCTCGCGCGGACCCGGTGAGACGAAGATCGAGCTCGATCGTCGTCGCATCCGCACGCGGATGGCCATGCTGCGCCGGCAGATCCGCGAGTTCGCACCGGCGCGCGACGCCAAGCGCGCCGAGCGCAAGCGGAACACGATCCCCTCGGTCGCGATCGCCGGGTACACGAACGCCGGCAAGTCGTCGCTGCTGAACCGGCTGACGAGCGCGGGCGTGCTGGTCGAGAACGCCCTCTTCGCGACGCTGGACGCGACCGTCCGGCGCAGCGAGACGAGCGACGGCCGCGTCTACACGCTCACCGACACCGTCGGGTTCGTGCGCAACCTGCCGCACCAGCTGGTCGAGGCGTTCCGCTCGACGCTCGAAGAGGTCGGCGATGCCGACGTCATCGTGCACGTGGTCGACGGCTCGCACCCGGATCCGGCCGCCCAGCTCGCAACGGTGCGTGACGTGATCGGCGATGTCGGGGCGCGCGACATCCCCGAGCTGATCGTGTTCAACAAGGCTGATCTCGTCGACGACGACACCCGTCTGCTGCTGCGCGGTCTCGAGCCGAAGGCGATCTTCGCGTCGTCGCGCACCGGCGAGGGCATCGAAGAGCTCCGGACGGCGATCGAGGACGCGCTGCCGCTTCCGGCGGTGGAGGTGCGCGCACTGGTGCCGTACGACCGCGGCGACCTGGTGTCCGCCATCCACGAGCAGGGCATGATCCTGTCGCAGGAGCACGAGGAGGGCGGCACGGCCGTCCACGCTCGCGTAGGCGAGCATCTCGCCGCGCGTCTCGCTCCGTTCGAGGTCTGACGCGCGTCGTCCCGCTCCTGCCGTGCGCAGGAGCGGGACGGCACGCGCGCGTTCAGGCGAGATCGAGCCGCGGTACGCCCGGCGTCTCGAACCCGAGCACCTGGCCGAGGAACGACAGCTCGGCCTCCATCGTGCGCACGAGCGTGTCGGCGCTGCGGAAGCCGTGGCCTTCACCCTCGAACGCCAGGTACGCGTGCGGGACGCCGTTCGCCGCGAGGGCGTCGCGCACGGCCTCCGACTGCGAGGGCGGCACGACCCGATCCTCCAGCCCCTGCTCGATCAGCAGCGGTGTCCGCATCCGGTCGAGGTGCGTCAGCGGCGACCGCTCGACGTACAGCTCCTCGGCCTCGGGGAGCGGGCCGACCATCCCGTCGAGATAGCGGGCCTCGAAGTCGTGGGTGTCTTCGGCGAGACGGCGCAGGTCCGCGACGCCGTAGCGGCTGATGCCCGCGGCGAAGGCGTCCGAGTTCGCGAGTGCGCAGAGCACCGTCCATCCGCCGGCCGAGCCTCCTGCGACGGCCAGACGACTCCCATCGGCCCTGCCCGACGCGGCCAGGCCGCGCGCAGCAGCGACCACGTCGTCGACGTCGACGACGCCCCACTGTCCGAGCAGGCGCTCCCGGTAGGCGCGCCCGTACCCGCTCGAGCCGCCGTAGTTGACGTCGAGCACGCCGATGCCGCGGCTCGTCAGGTAGGCGATCTTGCCGGATGCCGCGCCGCCGACGTGATCGGTCGGCCCGCCGTGGACGAAGACCACGTACGGCGGCTTCTCGTCGCCGGGCCCAACGACGCGCGGGTTGGTCGGCGGGTAGTCGAACGCGTGCACGGGTCCATGCGGCCCGGGCACGGTGACGGCGCGCGCCCGCGGCATCCACTCCGCGCCCCAGGGTGAGGCGCCGCCGACGACCAGCCGCGCCGCTCCGGGGTCGTCGACGTCCAGCTCCCAGAGCCCGGCACCGCCGGAGCCGGCGCCAGAGACCAGAACGCGGCGGCCGCGGGCGTCCTCGATCGAGAGCCGCGTGACGGCGTCGAGCGGCAGCACGCGCGCCGTTCCGTCGGGGTCGATCAGCACGAGCGCGTCCGACCCGTCGGTCTGCACCGCGACGACGCGGCCGTCGCCCAGGGCCGTGAACCAGCGGGTGCCGAGCACCCACAGCGGCCCACCGGTGTCGGCATCGCCCGGCGCGACCTGTTCGTGGTGAAGGTCGGCCGTGAGCCGAAGGCGCCACAGGTTCCACCTGCCGGTCGGGTCGTCGGCGTACAGCAGGTCGTCGTCGCCGACCCACACCGGCTGCAGCGGCGAGTGCGCCTCGGCGGGAGCCGATTCGCCGCCCGCCACGGTCGTCCACTCCACGACCTCACCGCCGTCGAGTCGCCCGACGCGCAGCTCGGCGCGGTCCCAGGCCATGTTCGGGTGGTTCCAGGCGATCCACGCGAGGTGCGCACCGTCGGGCGAGAGCGCGGGGTGGGCGACGAAGTCGCTGCCGCCGGCGAGCGACGTGAGGCGTTCGGGATGCTGCAGCGCGGAGCCGTCGAGGGGGACGACGACGATGTCGCGCACCGGCGCGGCACCCGCCGTGTGGTCCTCCCGCACGCCCAGCAGCCGGCCGTGCTCCAGCGTGAGCCCCCCGTAGCGGACGTCGCCGGCGTCGGGCGTGAGCGGGCGCGGCTCGTCGTCGGGGGCGAGGCGCCAGATGCGCTGGTCGGCCTTCTCCACGAAGTAGAGCACGCCGTCGTCGTCGGCGGTCCACGATCCGCCGCCGTACTCGTGCACGCGCGACCGCGCACTCCACGGCGCCGGGAGCACATCGACGACGGCGCCGGATGCCGCCCGCCGGCGCACGGCGGAACGTCCGCCCTCCTCGGCGACGGACTCGCCCCACCAGACTTCGGACCGGCGGCTGCCGCTGCCGACGAAGCGGGCGCCCTCGAGGCGGGGAGATGCGGCCGACACCTCCGCCGCGGCGATCGGAGAGGGCCAGCTGCCGTACGGGAGAACGTCGGGTGTCGTCACGCAGACCACGGTACGACCAACGGTGCGCGTCGCGCGATCGAAACAGAAGGTCACAGGAGGCCGGACGCGGGACTGCTCCGCTACCGTGGACGCATCGACGCCCGGTCGTCCGCGAGGACGCCCCCGAAACTGGGGGTTCCGGGCAGGAGCGACAGCCGAGCCCGGCACCCGCCCGCGATGACACCCCTTCCGCCGCACGGCGGAGGCGAGGTGCCGCGGCCGTCCGGGTCTTCCCGTTCGGCTGAGCCCGAGTCCGATCCCTGAGAAGCAGGCCCATGTCCATCGACCTGAGCACTCCTCCCGTGCCGATCTCGTTCGAGGTGTACCCGCCCCGATCCGATGCCGGCGTCGCCGCCCTCCACGAGACCATCCGCCATCTGGCGTCCGTCGACCCCCGGTTCATCTCGGTGACCTACGGCGCGGGCGGCTCGACGGGCGGCCGCTCGCTCGAGCTGCTGACCCACATCCTCCGCGAGACCCACGTCGAGCCGCTTGCGCACCTGACGTGCGTGGGCAACACCTACGCGGGCGCCAACACGCTGATCCGGGAGTTCCTGGATGCCGGCATCACGAGCTTCCTCGCCCTGCGCGGCGACCCGCCGGCCGGGGCCTCCGAGGATGACGCCTTCCTGGGCGACCTCTCAAGCGCCGCCGAGCTCGTGCAGTTGATCGGCCGGGTGCAGGCCGAGCGCGAGCCGTACACCGAGGCGCTGATCCCGGGTGTGCCGGGAGCCGTGCGCGTCGAGAAGCGGGCGCAGGTCGACATCGCGGTCGCGGCATTCCCGAACGGTCACCCCCGCTCGCGCCACGCGCTCGAGGACATCGACGCCCTCCTCGCCAAGCAGGCGGCGGGCGCCACGCTCGCGATCACCCAGCTGTTCTTCCACGCCGACGACTATCTCGCTTTCGTGGCGCGTTCGCGCGACGCCGGAGTGACGATCCCGATCCTCCCCGGCATCATGCCGATCACCTCGGGCGCTCGGCTGCGCCGCGTGCTCGAGCTGACGGGGGAGCAGCTGCCCGCGGACCTCGCCATCGCGCTCGACCTCGAGCCGACCGCGGAAGGGCAGCGCGAGGTGGGCATCGCGCACGCCGCGCGCCTCGCCCGCGAAGTCGTGGACGGCGGCGCGCCCGGCATCCATCTGTACGCGTTCAACAACCACGACACGGTGCTCGACGTGCTGCGTGAAGCCGGGGTGCTCGCCTCGGCGACGCGAATGCCCGACGCCGTCCACTGACCCGGACGCCGCGATCCGTCGGATGCCCCGACGGTCTCTTCGGCGACCCCCGAGATCCCCCACTCCGAGATGAACGAAGCGAAAGAGAGAGCACGATGACCGAACCCCGCATCACCTTCCCCCACGGCACGATCCTGGGCTATCCCCGGATCGGGCGCCGCCGCGAGCTGAAGCGCGCGGTCGAGGCGTATTGGTCCGGCCAGACCGACGCCGAGACCCTCGAGCAGACCGCGGCCGGACTGCGCCGCGCGACGCGCGAGCGCCTCGCCGGGCTCGGCCTCGGTCGCGACGACTCGTCGATCCCGGAGTCGTTCTCGTTCTACGACCAGGTGCACGACGCGGCCGTCACGGTCGGCGCGCTGCCCGACCGGTTCGGCGCGCTTCGCGATGCCGACGGCGGCATCGGCCTGGACGCGTACTTCACCGCCGCGCGCGGTGCGGGCGAGGACGCCCCCCTCGAGATGACCAAGTGGTTCGACACGAACTACCACTACCTCGTGCCCGAGGTCGGCCCCGAGACGGTCTTCGCCCTCTCGAGCGACCGCTTCGCGCGCCAGGTGGCAGAGGCGAAGGCTGACGGATTCACCGTTCGCCCGGTGATCGTGGGCCCGGTGACGCTCCTCGCGCTCGCGAAGCCGACGGATGCCGCGCCCCGGGGCTTCGACCCCCTCAGCCGGCTCGACGACCTGCTGCCGGTGTACGCGGAGCTGCTGGCGAGTCTGCGGGCCTCGGGCGCTGAGTGGGTGCAGCTGGACGAGCCTGCGCTCGTCAGCGAGAGCCTGCCGGCCGACGCGGCCGCGCTGGCGGATGCCGCCGCCCGCGCATACGCCGCGCTGGGGGTACGTGGCGACCGGCCCGCGGTCCTCGTCGCGGCCGGCTATGCGCAGTTGTCGACCGAGGCGTGGACGGCGCTCGCGGCCGCTCCTATCGAGGCGGTCGCCATCGATCTGACCCGCGGCGCGGTGCCCGAGGCTGTGCCGGGCCTGGAGCGCAAGACGCTCGTGGGCGGGGTCGTCGACGGCCGCAACGTGTGGCGAGGCGATCTCGACGCCGCGTGGGAGCGGCTGCAGGCGCTGCACGCGCTCGGAGCGTCGGAGATCAGCGCGGGCACTTCGACCTCGCTGCAGCATGTGCCGCACGACGTCGAGGACGAGACGACGCTCGACCCGCGCCTGGTGACGTGGCTGGCTTTCGCCGACCAGAAGGTGGCGCAGGTGGCGAGCCTCGCGCGCGGACTGGTCAGTGGCCGTCCGGCCATCGCGGATGTGCTGGCCGAGGCATCCGCCGCGCTCGCGGATCGGCGCAGTGCGCCCGGCGTGCGCGACGGAGCGGTGCGGGAGCGGGCGTCGGTGCTCGGCGCGGACGACTTCACCCGCGGCGACTACGACGACCGCGTCGCGGCGCAGGAGGTCGAGCTCGCCCTCCCGGTCCTGCCGACGACCACGATCGGATCATTCCCCCAGACCGGCGACATCCGGCGCGCGCGTGCGCGGCACGGCCGCGGTGAGCTCAGCGCCGACGAGTACGAGAGCTTCCTGCGCGATGAGATCGCGCAGGTGGTGACGCTGCAGGAGGACATCGGGCTCGATGTTCTCGTGCACGGCGAGGCCGAGCGCAACGACATGGTGCAGTACTTCGCCGAGAACCTCGAGGGCTTCGCGGTCACCGAGAACGGCTGGGTGCAGTCGTATGGCTCGCGCGCGACCCGCCCGTCGATCCTGTGGGGCGACGTCGCGCGTCCCGAGGCGATCACCGTCGCGTGGTCCGCCTTCGCGCAGTCGCTGACCGACAAGCCGATGAAGGGGATGCTGACCGGTCCGGTGACGATCCTGGCGTGGTCGTTCGTCCGCGACGACCAGCCGCTGGGGGAGACGGCGAACCAGGTGGCGCTCGCCCTTCGCGACGAGATCGCCGACCTCGAAGGCGCCGGCATCCGCGTCATCCAGGTCGACGAGCCGGCGCTGCGCGAACTGCTGCCGCTCAAGCGCGCCGACCAGCCCGTCTACCTGGAGTGGTCGGTCGGCTCGTTCCGCCTCGCGACCGCCGGCGCTGCGCCGGCCACGCAGGTGCACACGCACCTCTGCTACTCGGAGTTCGACGTCGTGATCGACGCGATCGCGGCGCTGGACGCCGACGTGACCTCGATCGAGGCGGCCCGCAGCCGCGGCGAGGTGATCGGAGACATCGCGACGTCCGGCTTCGCCGCCGGCATCGGACCGGGCGTCTACGACATCCACTCGCCGCGCGTACCGTCGGTGGACGAGATCACTCAACTCCTCGACCGCACGGTCGCCGAGCTGCCGCTGCGCCGCGTCTGGGTCAATCCGGACTGCGGGCTGAAGACCCGCGGGTACGACGAGACCGTGGCGTCGCTGAAGAACCTCGTGGCGGCGACGCAGGCGGTGCGGGCGACCGTGCCGGCCTAGGAGCCCTTCTTCGATCCGGATGCCGCGGCCGCGTCGGTCGCGACATCCGTCTCGATCACGAGAGTGTCGGCGTCGGGGTCGGCGGGATCGCCGTCGACGATCACGACGGTGTCGGCCTCGCCGTCGACGGCAGGCGCCGACTCGGCGGCGCCTGCGGCAGATGCCGCCTCGTCGGCGAGTGCAGCGGCGGCCGCGGCCTCTTCGGGACGGCGCTGCAGCAGCTCGAACACCCACCAGACGATGAGCCACACGACGAGCACGAGGAACACCTCGCCGACCGAGAGCGGGCGCAGGAGCATCAGCCACACGATGGCCAGGGCGCCGAGCGCGATCCGCACGAGCACGCGCTGGGCGTAGAGCCACGCGCCGAACCGGCCCGTGTCGACACCGCGCTTGAGCAGGGCACCCCGCGCGCCGGCGTTGATGGAGGCGACGCCGCCACGCGCGGCGCGTGCGCCCCGCCAGCGGCCCGACATCCAGGCGATGACGGCGATCACCACGCCCAGCAGGGTGAGGACCACCGCGGTGTCGCGCATCGCCGATGTGATCTGTTCGTACATCGACGCGAGGGCGCCCGCCGGAACACCGAGGTTCGGCGCGCTGAGCGCGAGGATCGACCCGCCGATGCCCAGGCCCATCGCCAGCACGCCGGCGCCGAGCGCGATGCCGATGCCGGTGCCCAGACCGGCGGTGGACCGTCGCCGTGCGATGAGGATGCCGGCGAGGAAGAGCACCAGCGCGACGATCGGGGTCCACCAGCCCGCGGCGACCGCGAGGTTGTAGACGGTGCCGACGACGGTGAGCGCGTCGCTCTGCGCGACCACGATCGTCCTGTCGATGACCGGGATCGACTCGGCGAACCCGATCCCGCGGTCGA
This window harbors:
- the metE gene encoding 5-methyltetrahydropteroyltriglutamate--homocysteine S-methyltransferase, translating into MTEPRITFPHGTILGYPRIGRRRELKRAVEAYWSGQTDAETLEQTAAGLRRATRERLAGLGLGRDDSSIPESFSFYDQVHDAAVTVGALPDRFGALRDADGGIGLDAYFTAARGAGEDAPLEMTKWFDTNYHYLVPEVGPETVFALSSDRFARQVAEAKADGFTVRPVIVGPVTLLALAKPTDAAPRGFDPLSRLDDLLPVYAELLASLRASGAEWVQLDEPALVSESLPADAAALADAAARAYAALGVRGDRPAVLVAAGYAQLSTEAWTALAAAPIEAVAIDLTRGAVPEAVPGLERKTLVGGVVDGRNVWRGDLDAAWERLQALHALGASEISAGTSTSLQHVPHDVEDETTLDPRLVTWLAFADQKVAQVASLARGLVSGRPAIADVLAEASAALADRRSAPGVRDGAVRERASVLGADDFTRGDYDDRVAAQEVELALPVLPTTTIGSFPQTGDIRRARARHGRGELSADEYESFLRDEIAQVVTLQEDIGLDVLVHGEAERNDMVQYFAENLEGFAVTENGWVQSYGSRATRPSILWGDVARPEAITVAWSAFAQSLTDKPMKGMLTGPVTILAWSFVRDDQPLGETANQVALALRDEIADLEGAGIRVIQVDEPALRELLPLKRADQPVYLEWSVGSFRLATAGAAPATQVHTHLCYSEFDVVIDAIAALDADVTSIEAARSRGEVIGDIATSGFAAGIGPGVYDIHSPRVPSVDEITQLLDRTVAELPLRRVWVNPDCGLKTRGYDETVASLKNLVAATQAVRATVPA